In Deltaproteobacteria bacterium, the following are encoded in one genomic region:
- a CDS encoding LLM class flavin-dependent oxidoreductase: MAGSIVSEPSCASQTPGIGILPSSTQTGSCTTLSPQRATSQKERPMDIGLLFPFRNPPQWRKPFPQYYAEQLKQMQIAETLGFDTIWLTEHHFAEDGYSPSLLPIAGAVAAMTSRVRIGTFLLLLPLHNAVRVAEDAATVDILCNGRFDLGLGQGYSPAEFEGYGISRKERASRLEEGIEVIRGMWTQDPFSYQGKHYNLKNISMVPKAPQTPHPPLWIGAGTRKAVGRAARLGCHFLGSGDASSQAIYDEALKGYGRDPKDFHAAQLRWVHVAPTYEEAWSDVQHHLHYMLSQYGGWVAAAKDFPGAEKAAQLPPATELRNVTEQLIGRPIVGSPDQVGRQIEAMTKSIRTTHLVMGMHLPGLDPAKSQRSMELFAKELMPSLH; encoded by the coding sequence CTGGCTGGTAGCATTGTCTCAGAACCAAGTTGCGCTTCCCAAACTCCGGGAATAGGGATTTTACCCAGTAGCACGCAGACGGGGTCTTGCACTACACTGTCGCCGCAGCGAGCAACCTCACAAAAGGAGAGACCTATGGATATTGGACTGCTTTTCCCGTTTCGTAATCCGCCGCAATGGCGGAAACCCTTTCCGCAGTATTACGCAGAGCAGCTCAAACAAATGCAGATTGCCGAAACCTTGGGCTTTGACACCATCTGGCTGACTGAACATCACTTTGCTGAGGACGGATACTCACCCTCGCTCTTGCCGATTGCTGGTGCTGTCGCGGCTATGACCAGCCGTGTGCGGATCGGTACGTTTCTCCTGTTGCTGCCGTTGCACAACGCGGTTCGTGTAGCTGAAGATGCAGCGACGGTGGATATTCTGTGCAATGGCCGTTTCGACCTCGGGCTTGGCCAGGGGTACTCCCCGGCAGAGTTTGAAGGGTACGGCATTTCGCGCAAAGAACGAGCGTCGCGTCTGGAGGAGGGCATCGAGGTGATTCGTGGAATGTGGACCCAAGATCCCTTCTCCTACCAAGGAAAACACTACAACCTGAAGAACATCAGCATGGTTCCGAAGGCTCCCCAGACGCCGCACCCGCCATTGTGGATCGGTGCAGGCACGAGAAAGGCTGTGGGGCGGGCTGCGCGCCTTGGTTGCCATTTCTTGGGCAGTGGCGATGCCAGCTCGCAGGCGATTTATGATGAGGCCCTCAAAGGCTACGGGCGTGACCCCAAGGACTTTCATGCCGCCCAGCTTCGCTGGGTCCATGTTGCGCCAACATATGAAGAGGCCTGGAGCGATGTCCAGCATCATTTGCACTACATGCTGAGCCAATACGGTGGTTGGGTAGCGGCAGCCAAGGATTTTCCCGGAGCTGAGAAAGCTGCTCAATTACCTCCAGCCACCGAACTACGAAACGTCACCGAGCAGTTGATTGGCCGGCCCATCGTTGGTTCACCCGACCAAGTCGGACGGCAGATCGAAGCCATGACCAAGAGCATTAGGACCACACATCTAGTTATGGGAATGCACCTGCCTGGCCTTGACCCAGCCAAGAGTCAACGCTCGATGGAGCTGTTTGCCAAGGAGCTGATGCCGAGCCTGCATTGA
- a CDS encoding NAD synthetase: MTTELEVGLYIFMLAGFLGYHIITRVPPLLHTPLMSATNAIAAISLVGSVVVAGSDYSNVPNGWICTMLGFIAVLCSSTNAVGGFLISDRMLRMFKTADQQADGKKRPVELQAFGGVLAGLVVIYLMILITKPAGMAMGEYVREHVAETMLRYAYIVSAILFILGLKGLSSPKWARTGMGLAALGMFIAVVGTLFHHHVVTYRWIFLGFTIGAAIGAWLGLSIPMTAVPQRTALSHSLGALAACLVGISEYFRYQGELSRTTLVALNFEVVVGALTFTGSLIAAAKLQELMPGRPITYKGQNMLSFALLGVIVLSALYLIITQAATPFFYVMVALSFVFGLLLVIPIGAADMPTVIALLNSYGGLADAAMGFVLSNKIQIITGSLDGTSGFLLALLMCRAMNRSAFNVLFGAFGQASEADVAAAAEAKGTIRSIVAEETAVLFETARSVVFVPGYGMAVAQAQHAVAELGNILRERDVDVRYAIHPVAGRMPGHMNVLLAEANVPYEQMCEMEEINPSFPDTDIVMVVGANDVTNPAAKSNKASPLYGMPILEVARAKSIIVLKRSMRPGFAGVDNELYYDEKCMMLFGDAKDSITKVISEMKSLL; the protein is encoded by the coding sequence CGACCAACGCCATCGCGGCGATTTCGCTGGTTGGCTCTGTCGTGGTCGCAGGTAGCGACTATAGCAACGTACCCAACGGTTGGATCTGCACGATGCTGGGGTTCATTGCTGTCCTCTGCTCATCCACCAACGCCGTCGGTGGATTTCTGATCTCTGACCGCATGCTGCGCATGTTCAAGACTGCCGACCAGCAAGCCGATGGGAAAAAGCGCCCTGTCGAATTGCAAGCCTTTGGCGGCGTGCTGGCTGGCCTCGTTGTGATCTACCTCATGATCCTCATCACCAAACCGGCAGGCATGGCAATGGGCGAATACGTGCGCGAGCACGTGGCTGAGACCATGTTACGGTACGCCTACATTGTGTCAGCAATCCTGTTCATTCTCGGCTTGAAAGGGTTGAGTTCGCCGAAATGGGCGCGGACGGGAATGGGCTTGGCCGCCCTCGGTATGTTTATCGCGGTGGTAGGCACGCTGTTCCATCATCACGTCGTTACCTATCGCTGGATTTTCTTGGGCTTCACTATTGGTGCAGCAATCGGCGCATGGCTCGGCTTGAGTATCCCGATGACCGCGGTTCCCCAGCGTACGGCACTCTCGCACTCGCTCGGCGCCTTGGCCGCCTGTCTCGTAGGTATTTCTGAATACTTCCGCTATCAGGGAGAGCTGAGTCGTACGACGCTTGTTGCATTGAACTTCGAGGTGGTTGTCGGCGCGCTGACCTTCACAGGAAGTTTGATCGCGGCGGCCAAGCTCCAAGAACTGATGCCGGGTCGACCGATCACATACAAAGGACAAAACATGCTGAGCTTTGCGCTCTTAGGTGTGATTGTCCTGTCGGCGTTGTACCTCATCATTACGCAAGCGGCGACGCCATTCTTCTATGTGATGGTCGCGCTGTCATTCGTTTTTGGCTTACTACTGGTTATTCCTATCGGTGCCGCGGATATGCCCACGGTGATCGCCCTCCTCAACTCCTATGGTGGCTTGGCAGATGCGGCGATGGGCTTTGTGCTGTCGAACAAAATTCAGATCATCACTGGCTCGCTTGATGGCACGTCAGGGTTTTTGCTTGCACTGTTAATGTGTCGGGCAATGAATCGTTCTGCCTTTAACGTCCTGTTCGGCGCTTTCGGCCAGGCATCAGAAGCAGACGTTGCCGCCGCAGCCGAAGCAAAGGGGACGATACGGAGTATCGTGGCGGAGGAAACCGCAGTGTTATTTGAAACCGCACGCAGTGTAGTGTTCGTTCCAGGCTACGGTATGGCAGTGGCGCAGGCCCAGCATGCAGTAGCAGAACTGGGGAACATCCTGCGTGAGCGTGATGTCGATGTGCGATACGCTATCCATCCAGTTGCTGGCCGTATGCCGGGACATATGAACGTGCTCCTTGCCGAAGCCAATGTGCCCTATGAGCAAATGTGCGAGATGGAGGAAATCAACCCTTCCTTCCCAGACACAGATATCGTCATGGTGGTCGGCGCCAATGACGTGACGAACCCTGCGGCGAAAAGCAACAAAGCGAGCCCGTTGTATGGCATGCCGATACTTGAGGTGGCACGGGCGAAGTCGATCATCGTATTGAAGCGCAGCATGCGACCTGGCTTCGCAGGCGTCGATAATGAGCTGTACTACGACGAGAAATGCATGATGCTGTTTGGCGATGCCAAGGACAGCATCACCAAGGTCATTAGCGAGATGAAGTCGTTGCTCTAA